In Borreliella spielmanii, the following proteins share a genomic window:
- a CDS encoding CRASP family complement regulator-acquiring lipoprotein, whose translation MKLDNFVTIFHKLNLQSPAKVLNSITILELNLEQIINHLSLKKDVLDKTKISDLKMIKNSLKQLFSIRKIFSKKIKQILLDYQKDENSIKTEDSKLETYLGAKLNQFNEKRKGVNNLKTAILLIPIPDITN comes from the coding sequence ATTAAACTCGATAACTTTGTAACAATATTTCATAAACTAAACCTACAATCACCGGCTAAAGTGCTAAATAGCATAACAATTTTAGAACTTAACCTAGAACAGATAATTAATCACCTATCTTTGAAAAAAGATGTTTTAGATAAGACAAAAATTTCAGATTTAAAAATGATTAAAAATTCCCTTAAACAATTATTCTCTATAAGGAAAATTTTTTCAAAAAAAATAAAACAAATTTTATTAGATTATCAGAAAGATGAAAATTCTATAAAAACAGAAGATTCTAAACTAGAAACCTATTTGGGTGCAAAATTGAATCAATTTAATGAGAAAAGAAAAGGGGTTAATAATCTGAAAACAGCCATATTATTAATACCCATTCCCGACATTACAAATTAA